Proteins co-encoded in one Helicobacteraceae bacterium genomic window:
- a CDS encoding ABC transporter permease yields the protein MILNAFLLAIREIRRNLLRSFLTALGVVIGVASVIAMVMLGDGATRSITDGLSKLGTNMLILQPGQERRTPGMDNNAPPFKASDIEAIRSDIAGIRAAAPVSTRSLTAVFGANAYITTITGTENGYMEARDWALSSGRVFEPSEQRSGSSSCILGETTRKALFGEASPIGSLVRLDRFSCEVIGVLESKGASTFGMDQDDLIIIPIALFQRRISGNGDIRNVYLSIDPSANSETIKADINSLLRERRKLRAEQTDNFFIRDTKELMNAYAETTKTLTYLLGGVAAISLLVGGIGIMNIMLVSVTERTREIGIRLAIGALESEVLTQFLVEAVTLSSLGGLTGIALGLIAAYFVTGAFGIPYVYNQTIIAISFGFSALVGVVFGYFPARKAAMLDPIEALRHE from the coding sequence ATGATACTGAACGCCTTTTTGCTGGCGATTAGAGAAATTCGGCGCAATCTGCTTAGATCGTTTCTCACCGCGCTTGGCGTGGTGATCGGCGTGGCGAGCGTGATCGCTATGGTGATGCTGGGCGACGGGGCGACGCGATCTATTACCGACGGGTTGTCCAAACTTGGAACGAATATGCTGATTTTGCAACCCGGTCAAGAGCGCAGAACGCCCGGCATGGACAACAACGCGCCGCCGTTTAAGGCGAGCGACATAGAGGCGATCCGAAGCGATATAGCGGGGATCAGAGCCGCCGCGCCCGTCTCTACGCGAAGCCTAACCGCCGTTTTTGGCGCAAACGCCTATATCACCACCATAACGGGAACGGAAAACGGCTATATGGAGGCTAGAGATTGGGCGTTAAGTTCGGGCAGGGTATTCGAGCCGAGCGAGCAGCGAAGCGGCTCGTCGTCGTGCATTCTAGGCGAAACGACGCGCAAGGCGCTTTTTGGCGAGGCGAGCCCCATAGGATCGCTGGTGCGCCTAGATCGCTTCTCGTGCGAGGTGATAGGCGTTTTGGAGAGTAAAGGCGCGTCCACCTTTGGAATGGATCAAGACGATCTGATTATTATCCCGATCGCGCTCTTTCAAAGGCGCATAAGCGGCAACGGCGATATTCGCAACGTCTATCTTTCGATCGATCCGTCGGCGAACTCCGAAACGATCAAAGCGGATATAAACAGCCTGCTTAGAGAGCGGCGCAAACTGCGAGCCGAACAGACGGACAACTTCTTTATCCGCGACACCAAAGAGCTGATGAACGCCTACGCCGAAACCACAAAAACGCTTACCTATCTGCTCGGCGGCGTGGCGGCTATCAGTCTGCTTGTCGGCGGAATAGGAATTATGAATATTATGCTTGTCTCCGTAACGGAGCGCACGCGCGAGATCGGCATTCGTTTGGCGATCGGCGCGCTTGAAAGCGAAGTTTTAACGCAGTTTCTAGTGGAAGCGGTAACGCTCTCGTCGCTCGGCGGTTTAACGGGGATCGCGCTTGGGCTGATCGCGGCGTATTTCGTTACGGGCGCGTTTGGCATTCCATACGTGTATAATCAGACCATCATCGCGATAAGTTTTGGATTTTCGGCGCTGGTGGGCGTGGTGTTCGGCTACTTTCCCGCGCGAAAAGCCGCTATGCTAGACCCGATCGAAGCGTTGCGGCACGAATGA
- a CDS encoding ABC transporter ATP-binding protein yields MIEFRRVGRVYGRGEGEAIALKGVDMKIDEGEFAAIMGPSGSGKSTSMNIIGCLDSPSSGEYLFGGLSVGALSRDKKAMLRRQYIGFIFQGFNLLGRTTARENVELPLIYRGMKAAERRKIALEALEQVGLARFESHTPAELSGGQQQRVAIARAIVTKPLALLADEPTGNLDSARSVEVMELLQSFNRDRGVTIVMVTHEEEMAKYARRIIRFRDGEIEERK; encoded by the coding sequence ATGATTGAGTTTAGACGAGTCGGGCGCGTATATGGCAGAGGCGAAGGCGAGGCGATCGCGCTAAAGGGCGTGGATATGAAGATCGACGAGGGCGAGTTTGCCGCTATTATGGGACCCTCCGGAAGCGGCAAATCCACCTCGATGAACATTATCGGCTGCCTCGATTCGCCCTCTAGCGGCGAATATCTCTTTGGCGGCTTAAGCGTGGGCGCTCTTAGCCGCGACAAAAAAGCTATGCTTAGAAGACAGTATATAGGCTTTATCTTTCAGGGTTTTAACCTGCTTGGACGCACCACCGCGCGCGAGAATGTGGAGCTGCCGCTAATATATCGCGGCATGAAAGCCGCCGAGCGCCGAAAGATCGCGCTGGAGGCGTTGGAGCAGGTGGGACTAGCGCGTTTTGAAAGCCATACGCCAGCCGAGCTTAGCGGCGGTCAGCAGCAGCGCGTGGCGATCGCGCGGGCGATCGTAACCAAGCCGCTGGCTTTGCTCGCCGACGAGCCGACGGGAAACCTCGATAGCGCGCGAAGCGTCGAGGTGATGGAGCTGCTGCAAAGTTTTAACCGCGATCGCGGCGTTACGATCGTGATGGTTACGCACGAAGAGGAGATGGCGAAATACGCGCGGAGGATTATACGCTTCCGCGACGGCGAGATCGAGGAGCGCAAATGA
- a CDS encoding efflux RND transporter periplasmic adaptor subunit: MNRTVQIDSLGARSGKKRYIAAFSALIAIVAIVAWFIFFNNGDAQPQYVTAPIKRQDLRVTVQATGNLEPLRTVTVGIEVSGTLREVLVDYNDPVKAGQILARLDTVKLESSLNSSRAKLKVARANLLSNEAAANEAKLQLNRLRQVFASTNGAYPSQKEMDSAKAAFDRAAASLSASKAQLEQAEADVLTDEENLKKAVAVSPIEGIVLTREVDVGQTVAASMQTPTLFTIAEDLKKMQVIVAIDEADVGEVKDGQLVTFRVNAYPNREFNGSVSQVRLGSQITSGVVTYNAVVLVDNSDGLLRPGMTAQASIVTNQASNALVVPNAAFRFTPPIQRNANMFSVSNRPPNARPTGERLQGDRIFLLENGAPKMTRVKRGDTDGAVTVIEGEGIDENALVITSIRQTAQ; this comes from the coding sequence ATGAACAGAACGGTGCAGATCGATTCTCTTGGCGCGCGAAGCGGCAAAAAGAGATATATCGCCGCTTTTTCGGCGCTGATCGCCATTGTGGCGATCGTAGCATGGTTTATTTTTTTCAATAACGGCGACGCGCAGCCGCAATATGTTACCGCGCCGATCAAAAGACAGGATTTGCGGGTAACGGTTCAGGCTACGGGCAATTTAGAGCCGCTTCGCACCGTAACGGTCGGCATAGAGGTTTCGGGAACGCTTAGAGAGGTGCTAGTAGATTACAACGATCCCGTCAAAGCGGGGCAGATACTAGCGCGGTTGGATACGGTTAAGCTCGAAAGCTCGCTGAATAGCTCGCGCGCCAAACTCAAAGTCGCGCGGGCGAATCTGCTTTCAAACGAGGCGGCGGCAAACGAGGCGAAACTCCAACTAAACCGATTGCGTCAGGTGTTTGCAAGCACAAATGGCGCTTACCCCTCGCAAAAGGAGATGGATAGCGCCAAAGCCGCCTTTGATCGCGCCGCCGCCTCTCTAAGCGCCTCCAAAGCGCAGCTAGAGCAAGCCGAAGCGGACGTTTTAACGGACGAGGAGAACCTAAAAAAAGCGGTCGCCGTCTCGCCTATCGAAGGCATCGTGCTAACCCGCGAAGTCGACGTCGGGCAAACCGTCGCCGCGTCTATGCAAACTCCGACGCTATTTACCATTGCGGAAGATTTGAAAAAAATGCAGGTGATTGTGGCGATAGACGAAGCCGACGTGGGCGAAGTCAAAGACGGACAGCTCGTAACCTTCAGAGTGAACGCCTATCCAAACCGCGAGTTCAACGGCTCCGTCTCTCAGGTGCGGCTTGGCAGTCAGATCACGAGCGGCGTAGTTACCTATAACGCCGTCGTTTTAGTCGATAACTCCGACGGGCTATTGCGCCCCGGAATGACCGCGCAGGCTTCGATCGTAACCAATCAAGCCTCGAACGCGCTGGTGGTTCCAAACGCCGCTTTTCGTTTTACGCCCCCCATACAACGAAACGCCAATATGTTTAGCGTCTCCAATCGTCCGCCAAACGCGAGACCGACGGGCGAACGACTTCAGGGCGATAGGATATTCCTGCTCGAAAACGGCGCTCCCAAAATGACGCGGGTAAAACGCGGCGACACCGACGGCGCGGTTACCGTGATCGAGGGCGAAGGGATAGACGAAAACGCGCTTGTTATAACCTCTATTAGGCAAACGGCGCAATGA
- a CDS encoding TolC family protein has product MRRGGVGAALLLLGANAFALDISHLSDDIQSAIAHKEAAIEAARKRQKYDFVGDVSLSGSVTESKNSNVSDWSRSESVSANFSQDIFKSGGIIASIDNAELSARAARLQLISERNGYLQSLATLLLQLKQDQIRLRQNDLNIKNAEIALLIKQRQYEAGEADITQLNDALQTKNNLQKTRLELQNQNLSRLEEIAKLTPLRAETIPLAPFAQIDQEEYVENSISAKLAKIQSQTARVQQTITVSSYLPAISARASVSRSYSESPDRDSYSYGLSLSMPLSVTEGWAIEEKKLEALRTKSQERTTIEDVKRAYAQSKSAIETTQKSIEVSKDNIALYDSLINITRAQAQSGSVSRFDLQTLENSRASDRLEIESNQIAIQIELAKLYYAIDKETQ; this is encoded by the coding sequence ATGAGGCGCGGGGGGGTTGGCGCCGCTTTATTGCTGCTCGGCGCAAACGCCTTCGCGCTGGATATTTCGCATTTAAGCGACGATATTCAAAGCGCGATCGCGCACAAGGAGGCGGCGATCGAAGCCGCGCGCAAACGGCAGAAATACGACTTTGTGGGAGACGTAAGCCTAAGCGGATCGGTAACGGAAAGCAAAAACTCGAACGTCTCCGACTGGAGCAGAAGCGAATCGGTTAGCGCGAACTTTAGTCAGGATATTTTCAAATCGGGCGGCATTATCGCCTCGATCGACAACGCCGAACTATCGGCTAGGGCGGCGCGCCTTCAACTGATTTCGGAGCGCAACGGCTACCTGCAAAGCCTAGCGACGCTGCTTTTGCAGTTGAAGCAAGATCAAATTCGCCTTCGACAAAACGACCTAAACATTAAAAATGCCGAGATCGCGCTGCTGATCAAACAGAGGCAATACGAGGCGGGCGAAGCCGATATTACCCAGCTAAACGACGCGCTTCAAACCAAAAACAACCTGCAAAAAACGCGCCTAGAGCTACAAAATCAAAATCTTTCGCGCCTTGAAGAGATCGCGAAACTGACGCCGTTAAGAGCCGAAACAATCCCGCTCGCGCCGTTTGCGCAAATCGACCAAGAGGAGTATGTCGAAAACTCTATCTCGGCGAAACTCGCCAAAATCCAAAGCCAGACGGCGCGGGTTCAGCAAACGATAACGGTTAGCTCCTATCTGCCCGCCATAAGCGCTCGCGCGAGCGTAAGCCGCTCTTACAGCGAATCTCCCGATCGCGACTCGTATAGCTACGGGCTGTCGCTCTCCATGCCTTTGAGCGTTACGGAGGGGTGGGCGATCGAGGAGAAAAAGCTAGAGGCGCTTAGAACCAAATCGCAGGAGCGGACGACGATCGAGGACGTCAAGCGCGCCTACGCCCAAAGCAAAAGCGCGATCGAAACCACGCAAAAAAGCATAGAGGTCTCCAAAGACAATATCGCGCTTTACGACTCGCTTATCAACATAACGCGCGCGCAGGCGCAAAGCGGATCGGTTAGCCGATTTGATCTCCAAACGCTGGAAAACTCCCGCGCGAGCGATCGGCTGGAGATAGAATCCAATCAGATAGCCATTCAGATCGAGTTGGCAAAATTATATTACGCAATCGACAAGGAGACGCAATGA
- the pseC gene encoding UDP-4-amino-4,6-dideoxy-N-acetyl-beta-L-altrosamine transaminase — MYLDRYASQIIDNNDVKKVCAALNSGVLTQGAAIDAFENALRDYTGAKYAIAVSSATAGLHCAYLAAGLSPLDEIIVPAITFVATANAALYCGATPVFADITFENGLIDPRSVEALITTKTKAIAPMHYAGNLCDMETINAIAARHNLVVIEDAAHAIGSFDAANKSAGRFGDAGVFSFHPVKPITTGEGGAIVTDNPETAKKLRLLRSHGIERGDLWEQDMVALGFNYRISDINCALGVSQLTKLDDTIRRREDLAAFYDQAFAKTERIRPLKTSQKRRSRHLYPVLLDRSIDKAKLFVALREKGIGAQTHYKPIYRHSFYRSLSPDQKPLPNAEAFYEAALSIPCHAALSDDEVARVIETLKTF; from the coding sequence ATGTACTTGGATCGTTACGCTTCGCAAATAATAGACAATAACGACGTAAAAAAGGTTTGCGCCGCGCTGAACAGCGGCGTTTTGACGCAAGGCGCGGCGATCGACGCGTTTGAAAACGCGCTGCGCGACTATACCGGCGCAAAATACGCGATTGCGGTATCGAGCGCGACGGCTGGATTGCATTGCGCTTACTTAGCCGCCGGTTTAAGCCCGCTCGACGAGATTATCGTTCCCGCGATCACCTTCGTAGCCACCGCCAACGCCGCTCTCTACTGCGGCGCTACGCCCGTTTTCGCGGATATAACGTTTGAAAACGGGCTAATCGATCCGCGCTCCGTAGAAGCGCTAATCACCACCAAAACCAAAGCGATCGCGCCTATGCACTACGCCGGCAACCTTTGCGATATGGAGACGATAAACGCGATCGCCGCGCGGCATAACCTCGTCGTGATCGAGGACGCGGCGCACGCGATCGGCAGCTTTGACGCGGCGAATAAGAGCGCGGGGAGGTTCGGCGATGCAGGCGTTTTTAGCTTCCATCCCGTCAAACCGATCACGACCGGCGAAGGCGGCGCGATCGTAACGGACAATCCTGAGACGGCTAAAAAGCTACGGCTTTTGCGATCGCACGGGATCGAGCGCGGCGATCTGTGGGAACAGGATATGGTCGCGCTTGGCTTCAATTATAGAATTAGCGATATTAACTGCGCGTTAGGCGTTTCGCAGCTAACGAAACTCGACGATACGATCAGGCGGCGCGAGGATCTCGCCGCGTTTTACGATCAGGCGTTCGCCAAAACGGAGCGAATCAGACCGCTAAAAACGTCGCAAAAAAGGCGTAGCCGCCATCTCTATCCCGTTTTACTTGATCGCTCGATCGACAAGGCAAAACTGTTCGTCGCGCTGCGCGAAAAAGGGATAGGCGCGCAGACGCATTACAAACCGATATATCGCCACTCTTTTTATCGTTCGTTATCGCCCGATCAAAAGCCGCTGCCAAACGCGGAGGCGTTTTACGAGGCGGCGCTTTCCATTCCGTGCCACGCCGCGCTAAGCGACGACGAGGTCGCGCGCGTAATCGAAACGCTTAAAACGTTTTAA
- the maf gene encoding septum formation inhibitor Maf → MTLILASASPSRAALLTAAGVAFESRPSDFDEESLGDSPPFEFVYRAATGKAANAIARFGEARSIIAADTAVCVQNRLLRKARDREDAKEKLLLQSGNDVSIVTCSVFHSPSKELIDISQTRYQFARFDEADLERYLDDGDWRGKAGAIMVESFAKPYIISRSGYTSCAMGLTIEVVLPFITRR, encoded by the coding sequence ATGACGTTGATTCTCGCTTCGGCTTCGCCCTCTAGAGCCGCGCTGTTGACAGCCGCCGGCGTAGCGTTTGAAAGCCGTCCGAGCGATTTTGACGAAGAGAGCTTAGGCGATTCGCCCCCTTTTGAGTTTGTCTATCGCGCCGCGACCGGCAAAGCGGCGAACGCGATCGCGCGTTTTGGCGAAGCGCGCTCTATTATCGCGGCGGACACGGCGGTCTGCGTCCAAAACAGGCTATTAAGAAAAGCGCGCGATCGCGAAGACGCGAAAGAAAAGTTGTTGTTACAAAGCGGAAACGACGTTTCAATCGTTACCTGCTCGGTTTTTCATTCGCCGTCTAAAGAGTTGATCGACATTAGTCAAACGCGTTATCAATTCGCGCGCTTCGACGAAGCCGACCTGGAGCGCTATTTAGACGACGGCGATTGGCGCGGCAAAGCGGGCGCGATTATGGTCGAGAGCTTCGCGAAGCCGTATATAATTTCGCGTAGCGGCTATACGAGTTGCGCTATGGGATTGACGATCGAGGTCGTTTTGCCTTTTATAACGCGGCGCTAA
- a CDS encoding type II secretion system GspH family protein, translating into MREKERFARGFTLLEVVIATLIASIAAIAVLNIGLQSSKLPDQIKKREALSAPLSIAALHGKKDFHNTERTLESMLGGAYVIDHDGLKSYLRERSVLYAEEIVDRYEIVAEGYEIAQMPSFGIIARTVGASGLEGRIYAIERE; encoded by the coding sequence ATGCGCGAAAAAGAACGGTTTGCGAGAGGTTTTACGCTGCTAGAGGTTGTGATCGCTACGCTGATCGCGTCGATAGCCGCGATCGCGGTTTTGAATATTGGATTGCAGAGCTCAAAGCTGCCCGATCAGATCAAAAAGCGAGAGGCGCTGTCCGCGCCGCTGTCGATCGCCGCGTTGCACGGCAAAAAGGATTTTCACAATACCGAGCGGACGCTGGAGAGCATGCTCGGCGGCGCTTATGTTATCGATCACGACGGCTTAAAGAGCTATTTGCGAGAGCGATCGGTTCTATACGCCGAAGAGATTGTCGATCGTTACGAGATCGTAGCGGAGGGTTATGAAATTGCGCAAATGCCCAGCTTTGGGATTATCGCGAGAACCGTCGGCGCAAGCGGCTTAGAGGGCAGAATCTACGCGATAGAACGCGAATAG
- a CDS encoding rhodanese-like domain-containing protein, translated as MNAKKFSLLSEQKTIDVATLEALLSARATGEADFVLIDTREKYERMRCYIDGTDVVLHASGFYPKVKKLKDKERLYILYCSNGSRSALSAQTMRELGYTRVLNLSRGINACNASAVIAYGDSRPIRL; from the coding sequence ATGAACGCGAAGAAATTTAGTTTATTATCGGAGCAAAAGACAATCGACGTCGCTACGCTTGAAGCGCTTTTGTCGGCGAGAGCGACGGGCGAAGCGGATTTTGTTTTGATCGACACGCGGGAAAAATACGAGCGTATGCGCTGTTACATCGACGGGACGGACGTCGTTTTACACGCGAGCGGCTTTTACCCAAAGGTTAAAAAACTTAAAGACAAAGAACGCCTCTATATCCTGTATTGCTCCAACGGCTCAAGAAGCGCGTTAAGCGCGCAGACTATGCGCGAACTCGGTTATACGCGCGTCCTTAACCTTTCGAGAGGAATAAACGCCTGTAACGCCTCCGCCGTTATCGCCTATGGCGATTCGCGCCCGATTCGGCTTTGA
- a CDS encoding manganese efflux pump MntP family protein, translating into MLEIWIARVLIALSLSMDALAVSIGAGISGKDLNRFYALRASLAFGFFQFLMPCIGWFLGASFLSYIAAFDHWAAFILLFAIGAKMIIDGARGGGRSGASNILSFKALIVVSVATSIDALAVGVTLSVIDDNVLIAALVFGVITFIASFAGFEFGKKAGAKFESGALIVGGLVLIGVGVKTLFDHMG; encoded by the coding sequence TTGTTAGAAATATGGATCGCGCGCGTATTGATCGCGCTTAGTCTTTCGATGGACGCGCTGGCGGTGTCGATAGGCGCGGGGATAAGCGGCAAAGACCTTAACCGCTTTTACGCTCTGCGAGCGTCGCTCGCCTTCGGCTTTTTTCAGTTTCTTATGCCCTGTATCGGCTGGTTTCTCGGCGCGTCGTTTTTGTCGTATATCGCGGCGTTTGATCACTGGGCGGCGTTTATTCTGCTGTTTGCGATAGGCGCTAAGATGATTATCGACGGAGCGCGCGGCGGCGGGCGTTCGGGCGCTTCAAATATATTGAGTTTCAAGGCGCTGATCGTCGTTTCCGTCGCCACTAGCATCGACGCGCTGGCGGTCGGCGTTACGCTTAGCGTGATCGACGATAACGTTTTGATCGCGGCGCTCGTCTTTGGCGTTATTACGTTTATCGCGTCGTTCGCCGGTTTTGAATTTGGCAAAAAGGCGGGCGCGAAATTTGAAAGCGGCGCGTTGATCGTCGGCGGACTGGTTCTTATTGGCGTCGGCGTAAAAACGCTTTTCGATCACATGGGCTAA